The following coding sequences are from one Oryzisolibacter sp. LB2S window:
- a CDS encoding phospholipase D family protein, protein MKTLAICRHLPLLLAAGLLAGCSLPPLAGRSASAALDLPTAQATQLGRAIGPMQADHPGESGIHTLGHPHDAFAARVLLARAAERTLDVQYYIWRGDITGTLLLGELVAAADRGVRVRLLLDDLGTAGLDGPLAAVNSHPRIEVRLFNPFTLRRPKMLGYLADLRRANRRMHNKSFTADNQASIVGGRNVGDEYFGATAGVLFADLDVLAVGPVVQDMSADFDRYWASASAYPAERILPAVDAGARAELAAQALALLQSAGAQDYARAIAHSEFARQLLDQTLPLLWARVRLLSDDPAKALGRAQRADLLLPRLDTALGQPRQSVDLVSPYFVPMPAGVEAFARLSRAGVRVRVLTNAFEATDVPAVHAGYAKYRKQLLAEGVTLYEMRSLVPEDKSLPLSQRLGSSGSSLHAKTFAVDGERVFIGSLNFDPRSALFNTELGFLIDSPALAQQAAQAFDTQIPQRSYRVRLDSQGALQWQGGVGGAAPVYDTEPHTSWWSRTLVWLLMLLPIEWLL, encoded by the coding sequence CGCCGCGGGACTGCTGGCGGGCTGCAGCCTGCCGCCGCTGGCCGGGCGCAGCGCGTCCGCGGCGCTGGATCTGCCCACGGCCCAGGCCACGCAGCTGGGGCGCGCGATCGGCCCGATGCAGGCGGACCATCCGGGCGAGAGCGGCATCCATACCCTGGGTCATCCGCACGACGCCTTCGCCGCCCGCGTGCTGCTGGCGCGCGCGGCCGAGCGCACGCTGGACGTGCAGTACTACATCTGGCGCGGCGACATCACTGGCACCCTGTTGCTCGGCGAGCTCGTGGCCGCCGCCGATCGCGGCGTGCGCGTGCGCCTGCTGCTCGATGATCTGGGCACGGCGGGGCTCGACGGGCCGTTGGCGGCCGTCAACAGCCACCCGCGCATCGAGGTGCGGCTGTTCAACCCCTTCACGCTGCGCCGCCCCAAGATGCTGGGCTACCTGGCGGACCTGCGCCGCGCCAACCGGCGCATGCACAACAAGTCCTTCACGGCGGACAACCAGGCCAGCATCGTCGGCGGGCGCAACGTGGGCGACGAGTACTTCGGCGCCACGGCGGGCGTGCTGTTTGCCGACCTCGACGTGCTGGCCGTCGGCCCCGTGGTGCAGGACATGTCCGCGGACTTCGACCGCTACTGGGCCAGCGCCAGCGCCTACCCGGCCGAGCGCATCCTGCCCGCGGTCGACGCAGGCGCCCGAGCGGAACTGGCCGCGCAGGCCCTGGCCCTGCTGCAATCGGCCGGCGCCCAGGACTACGCGCGCGCCATCGCGCACAGCGAGTTTGCCCGCCAACTGCTCGACCAGACGCTGCCGCTGCTCTGGGCGCGGGTGCGACTGCTCAGCGACGACCCGGCCAAGGCCCTGGGCCGGGCGCAGCGCGCCGATCTGCTGCTGCCACGGCTCGATACCGCGCTGGGCCAGCCCCGGCAGAGCGTGGATCTGGTCTCGCCCTATTTCGTGCCCATGCCGGCCGGCGTGGAGGCCTTTGCACGGCTGAGCCGCGCCGGCGTGCGCGTGCGCGTGCTGACCAATGCCTTCGAGGCGACCGACGTGCCCGCCGTGCACGCGGGCTACGCCAAATACCGCAAACAGCTGCTGGCCGAGGGCGTCACGCTCTACGAGATGCGCAGCCTGGTCCCCGAGGACAAGAGCCTGCCGCTGTCACAGCGCCTGGGCAGCTCGGGCTCGAGCCTGCATGCCAAGACCTTCGCCGTCGATGGCGAACGGGTATTCATCGGCTCGCTCAATTTCGATCCGCGCTCGGCGCTGTTCAACACCGAGCTCGGCTTTCTGATCGACAGCCCGGCGCTGGCGCAGCAGGCGGCGCAGGCGTTCGACACGCAGATTCCGCAACGGTCCTACCGCGTGCGCCTGGACAGCCAGGGCGCACTGCAGTGGCAGGGCGGCGTGGGCGGCGCGGCGCCGGTCTACGACACCGAGCCCCACACGAGCTGGTGGAGCCGCACCCTGGTGTGGCTCTTGATGCTGCTGCCCATCGAGTGGCTGCTATAG
- a CDS encoding acyl-CoA synthetase, producing MTSIYDQNLPKNEANHAPLSPLSFIERTAEVYPERLAIVHGDLRQTWSQTYERCRRLASSLRRAGIGKNDTVAVMLPNTPPMVEAHFGVPMAGAVLNTLNTRLDPETVAFMLDHGEAKAAIVDPEFAPVMAKALALRKSKTPILLIDVEDALYGAAAERLGAQTYEEFLAAGDPQFAWELPGDEWDAIALNYTSGTTGNPKGVVYHHRGAAINAISNVLEWDMPKHSVYLWTLPMFHCNGWCFPWTVAARAGVNVCLRRVEAQAIFDAIRTHGVTHYCSAPIVHGLLVNAPAAMKEGVPAGVKAMVAGAAPPASMIEGMEKLGFDLTHVYGLTEVYGPATVCAKHDAWNDVDIGERARLNARQGVRYHLQRAAMVLDPETMQPVPHDGETMGEIMFRGNIAMKGYLKNPQATEEAFRGGWFHSGDLAVQYPDGYIKIKDRSKDIIISGGENISSIEVEDVLYRHPDVLAAAVVARPDPKWGETPCAFVELKAGAQTTVEDIVAHCKKHLAGFKVPRAVVFGELPKTSTGKIQKFELRRQAGSAAAIDV from the coding sequence GTGACCAGCATCTACGACCAGAACCTTCCCAAGAACGAAGCCAACCATGCCCCCCTGTCGCCGCTGTCCTTCATCGAGCGCACGGCCGAGGTCTATCCCGAGCGTCTGGCCATCGTGCATGGTGACCTGCGTCAGACCTGGAGCCAGACCTACGAGCGCTGCCGCCGCCTGGCCAGCAGCCTGCGCCGCGCTGGCATTGGCAAGAACGACACCGTGGCCGTGATGCTGCCCAACACCCCGCCCATGGTGGAGGCGCATTTCGGCGTGCCCATGGCCGGCGCCGTGCTCAACACGCTGAACACGCGGCTGGACCCGGAGACCGTCGCCTTCATGCTCGACCACGGCGAGGCCAAGGCCGCCATCGTCGACCCCGAGTTCGCCCCCGTGATGGCCAAGGCGCTGGCGCTGCGCAAGTCCAAGACACCTATCTTGCTCATCGATGTGGAAGACGCGCTCTACGGCGCGGCCGCCGAGCGCCTGGGCGCGCAGACCTACGAGGAGTTCCTGGCCGCGGGCGACCCGCAGTTCGCCTGGGAGCTGCCCGGCGACGAGTGGGATGCCATCGCCCTCAACTACACGAGCGGCACCACGGGCAACCCCAAGGGCGTCGTCTACCACCACCGCGGTGCGGCCATCAACGCCATCAGCAACGTGCTCGAGTGGGACATGCCCAAGCACAGCGTCTACCTGTGGACGCTGCCCATGTTCCATTGCAACGGCTGGTGCTTCCCCTGGACGGTGGCGGCGCGCGCGGGCGTCAACGTCTGCCTGCGCCGCGTGGAGGCGCAGGCCATCTTCGACGCCATCCGCACGCATGGCGTCACGCATTACTGCAGCGCGCCCATCGTCCATGGCCTGCTGGTGAACGCGCCGGCCGCCATGAAGGAGGGCGTGCCCGCCGGCGTCAAGGCCATGGTTGCCGGCGCCGCGCCACCGGCCTCGATGATCGAGGGCATGGAAAAGCTCGGCTTTGACCTGACCCATGTCTACGGCCTGACCGAGGTCTACGGCCCGGCCACGGTGTGCGCCAAGCATGACGCCTGGAACGACGTGGACATCGGCGAGCGCGCGCGCCTGAACGCACGCCAGGGCGTGCGCTACCACCTGCAGCGCGCGGCCATGGTGCTGGACCCCGAAACCATGCAGCCCGTGCCGCACGACGGCGAGACCATGGGCGAGATCATGTTCCGCGGCAACATCGCCATGAAGGGCTATCTGAAGAACCCGCAGGCCACCGAGGAGGCCTTCCGCGGCGGCTGGTTCCACAGCGGCGACCTGGCCGTGCAGTACCCCGACGGCTACATCAAGATCAAGGACCGCAGCAAGGACATCATCATCTCGGGCGGCGAGAACATTTCCTCGATCGAGGTTGAGGACGTGCTCTACCGCCACCCGGACGTGCTGGCCGCCGCCGTCGTGGCCCGCCCTGACCCCAAGTGGGGCGAGACGCCCTGCGCCTTCGTTGAGCTCAAGGCCGGCGCGCAGACCACGGTGGAGGACATCGTCGCGCACTGCAAGAAGCATCTGGCCGGCTTCAAGGTGCCGCGCGCCGTGGTGTTCGGCGAGCTGCCCAAGACCAGCACGGGCAAGATCCAGAAGTTCGAGCTGCGCCGCCAGGCCGGGTCGGCCGCTGCGATCGATGTCTGA